The Candidatus Alcyoniella australis genome segment CGACCCGAATCCGCCGATCCGGCTGCTGCTGACGACCGTCGATTGACAGCCCCTCGGACGGCATCTAAATTGGGCCAAATGCCGATCAACCGCCGCATACCGCTCCCCGGACTCACCATTGGAAACGCTCAGGACCAATCCGCACTGACGGGCGTCACGGTGATGCTGACCGTTGATGGGGCAGTGGCCGGAATGGACGTGCGCGGGTTTGCCGCGGGCACGCGCCAGTGCGACTCGTTGGACGTGCTGCACGTGGTCCAGCGCGTGCACGGCCTGTGCTTTGCCGGCGGCAGCGCCTTTGGCACCGGCGCCTCGACCGGCGTGCTCGACTATCTGGCCGAGCGCGAGATCGGCCAGAACACGGTCTACGCCCAGGTGCCGATCGTGCCCTGCGCCGTGGTCTTCGACCTGGGGTTGGGCGACGCGCGGGCGCGGCCCACTCCGCAGATGGCGCGTCAAGCGTGCGAGTCCGCGTCCGCGGATTATCAGGTCGGCGCAATCGGCGCGGGGACCGGCATTGCCGTGGGCAAGTACCTGGGTATCGAGCAGGCGATGAAATCGGGGATCGGCTCGGCGAGCGTGGAATCCGGCGAGCTGATCGTCTTCGCCCTGGCCGTGGTCAACGCCTTTGGCTGCGTCTACGACCCGACCGGCTGCCGACCCGTTGCCGGCGCGCGCGACCCGCAAAGCCCGGGCGAGATATTCACTCCGGACCGACTGGCCTATGACGCGGATTCGCGCCTGGGGCCGGTCGAGAACACGGTGCTGGTCGCGGTGTTCACCAACGCAGCGCTGGACAAGATCGAGGCCAACCGCGTGGCGCGCATGGCCCAGGCCGGTATGGCGCGTTGTGTGGTCCCGGCCTGGAGCCCCTACGACGGCGACATCGTTTTTGCCCTGTCCCTGGGCCAGGTGAGCGCCGACCAGACGCGGGTCGGAGTGCTGGCCGCCGACGCGGTATCCGGGGCGATTATCGACGCGGTGCGCAGCGCGCCCAGCGGCGGCGGGCTGATCAGCGCCACTGAATTCGGGAGCGCATAAGTGAAGTTCAAATCGGTTTTGGCGCTGATCGCCATCCTGGTGGTGGTCGCAGCGGTGATCCACCTGTCGCACAAGCGCGAGCAGCTGCTTGTGCAACAGGATCTGCACGAGCAGCACGCGGCCCTGGCGCGGCTGGTCGAACTGCCCGAACGGCCGCAGCAGATCAAGGGTGAGACGGTGACGGTCGAGCGCGATCAGACCGTGTACCAGATCCTGCTCGACAGGGGAGTGACCGCGACCGAGATCCACGCTCTGCTCGGCGCCGCATCCGAGCACTACGATCTGGCTAAAGTCCGCGTGGGCGATAAGCTGCTGCTCGACGTTCAGGGCGAGCCCGCACGGCTGATGAGCCTGGTCTACGAGCCCGACGACGAGCGCACGCTGATCGTAAGCCGCAATGACGAGGGATTCGTCGCGCAGATGCGCGAGATGGAACTCGACGTGCTGCTCACCCCCTACAGCTTCAAGGTCGAGAACAGTTTGTGGTGGGACGCCAAGCAATCGGGGCTGGACGACCGCACCACCGGCAACCTGATCGAGATCTTCGAGTACGACATCGACTTTTTCATGGAGCAACAACCGGGCGATGACTACACGCTGTTGCTCGAGCACAAGTACGATCACGGACGATTCTACAAGTACGGCGGGATTGTCTCGGCGGTGGCCGTGGTGCACGACGAGCCGCACTCCGCGGTGTCTTGGACCGACCCCCAGGGCAAGGCCGGCTGGTACAACCTCGCGGGCGAGGGTCTGCGCCGGGCGTTCCTCAAGGCTCCGCTGAACTATCGCCGGATCAGCTCGGGCTACACCATGCATCGCAAGCATCCGATTTTGGGCATCGTGCGGCCGCATCAGGGGATCGACTACGCCGCACCCACCGGCACGCCGGTGCGCGCGGTGGCCGACGGCACCGTGGTCTTTGCCGGGCGCAAGGGCGGCTACGGCAGGTACGTCGAGATCCGGCACATCAACAACTACAACACCTGCTATGCCCACCTGAGCAAGTACGGACGCGGGGTCAAGCGCGGCGTGCGCGTCAAACAGGGGCAGGTGATCGGCTACGTGGGCTCCAGCGGAATGTCCACCGGGCCGCACCTGGACTTCCGCATGAAGAAGAACGGGCACTTCGTCAATCCATTGCGCGAGAAGCTGCCCTCGACCGAGCCGCTCAAGCCCGAATATTTGACGCAGTTCCAGCAGTACGCGCGCGAGCGCATGGCGCAGATGAACCTCGATCAAAACGCACAGCCCCTGACGCCGCCGTCCGGACGGAGCGTTGAGGTCGCGGAGCAGCCCGTTGTTGCGAACGAGCCCACGCCGCAGCCCGATGCAGCGGAGCAAGGGCTGCCGACCAACCCCCACGACTCGGGCGCCACAGGAGGCGAGTGATGAACGCCAAAGAACGCATGCTGTACTTCATTGCCACCGGCGCGGGCCTGGGCGAGGCGCCGATCATCAGCGGCACTTTCGGCACGCTGGCCGGCATCCCGGTTTGGATCATTTTCTATCAGCTGGGATGGCCGCTGTACGCCCTGAGCACGATCGCGCTGCTGTTCATCGGCGTGCTCGCCGCAGCCTGGGCCGAGGGACATTTCGGCAAGAAGGACGCGGGCCAGATCGTGATCGACGAGGTGGTCGGATTCCTAGTGACGATGCTGCTCGCGCCGTTTACTTTGCGCGCGGCGATATACGGTTTTCTGCTGTTCCGCTTTTTCGACATCGTCAAACCGTTTCCAGCACGGCGTATCGACAAACGGCTCGGCGGCGGCTGGGGCGTGATGCTCGACGACGTGTTCGCCGGGCTCTACGCCGGCATCGCCATGCAGCTGCTGCTCTGCGCCGGATGGATCTAAGTGGGCCCGCGAGCGGTACTGATCGCCACCGGGGCCGAACTGGTCGCGGGTAAGACCCGCGACGCGGACTCGCCGCTTATCGCTCAGGCGCTCTCCAGCCGGGGAGTGGCAATCGAGCGCGTGGAGCTGGTGGGCGACGATTCCGGGGCGATTACGGCCGCGGTACTGCGCGCGGCGCGCGAGGTCGAGCTGGTGGTGGTCACCGGCGGGCTGGGGCCCACCGAGGACGATCTGACCAGCAGCGCAGTGGCCCAGGCCGCGGGTCTCGAACTGGAGCTCGACGAGCAGCTCCTAGCGCAGCTCGAACAACGCTTCTCCGCGATGGGCTTTGTCATGCCGCGCAGCAACGTCAAGCAGGCCCAGTTGCCGCAGGGCGCGATTGTGCTGCCCAACTCCAAGGGCACGGCCCCGGGATTTATCGTTGCGGTCGCCCAAGCGCAGGTGGCGGTGCTGCCCGGGCCGCCGTTCGAGTGCGCAGCGATGCTCGAGAACGAGCTACTGCCGCGGCTATATGAACTGCTCGATCTCGGGCCGCCGATCGAGCTGCGACTGCTGCGTACCTTCGGTATGACCGAGTCCGGGCTCTCGGATCTGCTGCGTAAAAATCCTTACCAAGGGGACGTGGAGCTGGGGTACAAGGCCGGGTTCCCCGAGATCCTGCTGACCCTGCGCGCCGCGGGCCACGGTGCGCTGGACGAGCTCGACGAGTGCGAGCGCCACGTGCGCTCGGTGGTCGGCCGCTACGTTTACGCGGCGGGCGAGGCTGCGTTGCCCGAGGTCGTAACCCGGATGCTGATCGAGCGCGGCCAGACCCTGGCGCTGGCCGAGAGCTGCACCGGCGGGCTGATCGCCAAGCTGATCACCGACCTGCCGGGAAGCTCGGCGGTCTTCATGCGCGGCGCGGTGACCTATACCAACCGCTCTAAGGTCGAGATGCTCGACGTGCCGCTGGAGTTGATCGAGGAGCACGGCGCGGTGAGCGAGCCGGTGGCTTTGGCCATGGCGCGCGGCATCCGCGAGCAGGCCGACGCGGACTTCGGCATCGGCGTGACCGGCATCGCCGGACCCGAGGGCGGCAGCGAGGATAAGCCCGTGGGCACGGTCTGGATCAGCCTGTCTACGCCGGACCAATCTTGGGCCTGGAAGCAGCGCTTCCCCTGGGATCGCGCGCGGGTGCGAATGGTCAGCGCCTGGTCCGCCCTCGAACGATTGCGCAGGCAGATGCTCGGAATCCAGGAGAGCGATTCTTGACGCAACGGCGGCTGTTCGTGGCGATCCCCCTTGACGACGATTTGCGCTCACGCCTGGAACAAGCCCAGAACAACCTGGCCCGGAGCAATGCTGATCTGCGTTGGACCAGGCCCGGGTCGATCCACCTTACTCTCAAGTTTCTCGGCGATACCCACGAGCGGCTGGTTCCCGATATCAGCGCTGAGCTCGAGCAGTGCGTTGCTGCGCATCGCGGTCGGACCCTGCGGGTCAAGGGATTGGGCGCTTTCCCCGATCTGCGGCGGCCGCGGGTGATCTGGGCCGGGCTCGAGGGCGACCTAGACGCGCTGTGCGCCGTGCAACGGGACGTGGAGCAGCGCCTGGCGCGCCTGGGGTTTGAACCGGAGCGACGCGGGTTCTCGCCGCACCTGACTTTGGGTCGGGTGCGTTCTCCCCGACGACTGGGCGAGCTGATCAAAGCGGTCGAGGCGGGCTCGCAGGCCGATCTGGGGGTGCTCGAGGCGCGGCGGATCGTGCTCTATCAAAGCCAGCTGCTGCCCGGCGGTGCGCGCTACACTTGTCTTGCCCGCTACAAGATGGCGTGATATATAAACTCGCCTGTTTTATGTGAAAAAAACCAGGAGTACATCCATGGCTAAGGAATCGAAGCAGTTGGGCGACAAGAAGAATTCCGCTCTGGATACGGCGATCACCCAGATCGAACGCCAGTTCGGCAAGGGCTCGATCATGCGTCTGGGGGACAGCCAGGCGGTGGTGCCGATCAAGTCGATCTCTACCGGATCGCTGGGCCTGGACGTTGCCTTGGGCATCGGCGGGGTGCCACGGGGGCGTGTGGTCGAGATCTACGGCCCCGAGTCCTCGGGCAAGACCACCTTGGCGCTGCACGTGGTGGCCGAGGCTCAGCGCACCGGCGGCGTGGCGGCGTTCATCGACGCCGAGCACGCCCTGGACGTCTCCTACGCGCGCAGGCTGGGCGTCCACACCCAGGATCTGCTGCTCAGCCAGCCGGACAACGGCGAACAGGCGCTGGAGATCGCCGAGGTCTTGGTGCGCTCCAGCGCGGTGGACATCGTGGTCATCGACTCGGTGGCCGCCCTGACTCCCAAAGCCGAAATCGAAGGCGACATGGGAGACATCCACGTCGGGCTGCAGGCGCGGCTGATGTCCCAGGCCCTGCGCAAACTGACCGCGGTCATCGCGCGCTCGACCACGACGTTAATGTTCATCAACCAGATCCGGATGAAGATCGGCGTGATGTTCGGCAACCCGGAGACCACGCCGGGCGGCAATGCGCTCAAATTTTATTCCTCGGTGCGCCTCGACATCAGACGCATCGGGATGATCAAGTCCGGTCAGGAGGTGCTCGGTTCTCGCGCGCGGGTCAAGGTGGTTAAAAACAAGCTGGCCCCGCCGTTCCGCGACGCCGAGTTCGACATCATCTACGGCCTGGGGATCAGCAAGACCGGCGAGCTGATCGACCTGGGTGTGGCCAACGGCCTGGTCGACAAGAGCGGCACCTGGTACTCCTACGGTGAGCACCGCATCGGCCAGGGGCGCGAGAAAGCCCGGGAATTTTTACTGAGCAACCCGGACATTGCCTTCGAGCTGGAGAACAAGCTGCGCCTGGTCTACGAGATTGAGCCGCTGGGCAAAGAGGCCGTGCGCGAGGCGCCGGCCGAACCCGAGGCGCCGGCCGAGCCCGAGGCGCCGGCCGAGCCCGAAAAATAACGGAGTAGGGACGATGGAGCTCAACGATATCCTCAAAATCGCCGTGGAGAAGGGCGCCAGCGACGTGCACTTGAAGCCGGGCATGCCGCCGGTGTTCCGCGTCGACGGCAAGCTGGTTCAGCATCCCAAGACGCAGCGGCTGACACCGCAGCAGATCTCGGCGATGGCCAAGGTGATGATGTCCGAGCGTCAGGTGCAGCGTTTCCGCGAGAACTGCGAGGTCGACCTGGCCTACTCGGTGCCCGGCGTGGGGCGTTTCCGCACCAACGTTTTCCAACAGCGCGGGACCGTGGCGATCAGTATGCGGCTGATTCCGTTTCAGGTCGCTGCGTTTTCCCAGCTCGGATTGCCCAAGACGTTGGAGAAGATCTCGATGGAGGGCCGCGGCCTGGTGCTGGTCGCCGGCACTACCGGCTCGGGCAAGAGCACGACCCTGGCGTCGATGGTGCAGCACATCAACGAGAACCGCACCTGCCACATCATCACCATCGAGGACCCGATCGAGTTCCTGCTGCGCGACAAGAAGAGCATCATCTCCCAGCGCGAGATCGGCTTCGACACGCTGAACTTCGTCGACTCGCTACGCAGCGCCCTGCGCCAGGATCCGGACGTGATTCTCGTGGGCGAGATGCGCGACATGGAGACGATCCAGACCGCGCTGATGGCCGCCGAGACCGGCCACCTGGTGCTCTCCACCGTGCACACGATGGACGCGATGGAGACGGTCAACCGCATCATCTCGTTCTTTGCGGCGTACCAGCAGGAGGAGATCCGCTTCCAACTCGCCTCGGTGCTCAAGGCTGTAATCTGCCAGCGGCTGATTCCGCGGATGGACGGCAAGGGGCGCGTTCCGGCGGTTGAGGTGCTGGTCTCCACCGCGCGCGTGCGCGACTGCATCCGCGACCGGAAGAAGACCCCCGAGCTCAACGACACGATGGCCCAGGGCTACTCGACCTATGGCATGCAGACTTTCGACATGGCGCTGATGGACCTGTACATGCGGCGCATGATCACCCGCGAGGAGGCGTTGGCCAACAGCAGCAACCCCGGCGATTTCGAGATGCGCGTCTCCGGCGTCACCACCGGC includes the following:
- a CDS encoding P1 family peptidase — its product is MPINRRIPLPGLTIGNAQDQSALTGVTVMLTVDGAVAGMDVRGFAAGTRQCDSLDVLHVVQRVHGLCFAGGSAFGTGASTGVLDYLAEREIGQNTVYAQVPIVPCAVVFDLGLGDARARPTPQMARQACESASADYQVGAIGAGTGIAVGKYLGIEQAMKSGIGSASVESGELIVFALAVVNAFGCVYDPTGCRPVAGARDPQSPGEIFTPDRLAYDADSRLGPVENTVLVAVFTNAALDKIEANRVARMAQAGMARCVVPAWSPYDGDIVFALSLGQVSADQTRVGVLAADAVSGAIIDAVRSAPSGGGLISATEFGSA
- a CDS encoding M23 family metallopeptidase, with the protein product MKFKSVLALIAILVVVAAVIHLSHKREQLLVQQDLHEQHAALARLVELPERPQQIKGETVTVERDQTVYQILLDRGVTATEIHALLGAASEHYDLAKVRVGDKLLLDVQGEPARLMSLVYEPDDERTLIVSRNDEGFVAQMREMELDVLLTPYSFKVENSLWWDAKQSGLDDRTTGNLIEIFEYDIDFFMEQQPGDDYTLLLEHKYDHGRFYKYGGIVSAVAVVHDEPHSAVSWTDPQGKAGWYNLAGEGLRRAFLKAPLNYRRISSGYTMHRKHPILGIVRPHQGIDYAAPTGTPVRAVADGTVVFAGRKGGYGRYVEIRHINNYNTCYAHLSKYGRGVKRGVRVKQGQVIGYVGSSGMSTGPHLDFRMKKNGHFVNPLREKLPSTEPLKPEYLTQFQQYARERMAQMNLDQNAQPLTPPSGRSVEVAEQPVVANEPTPQPDAAEQGLPTNPHDSGATGGE
- a CDS encoding phosphatidylglycerophosphatase A: MNAKERMLYFIATGAGLGEAPIISGTFGTLAGIPVWIIFYQLGWPLYALSTIALLFIGVLAAAWAEGHFGKKDAGQIVIDEVVGFLVTMLLAPFTLRAAIYGFLLFRFFDIVKPFPARRIDKRLGGGWGVMLDDVFAGLYAGIAMQLLLCAGWI
- a CDS encoding competence/damage-inducible protein A, with product MGPRAVLIATGAELVAGKTRDADSPLIAQALSSRGVAIERVELVGDDSGAITAAVLRAAREVELVVVTGGLGPTEDDLTSSAVAQAAGLELELDEQLLAQLEQRFSAMGFVMPRSNVKQAQLPQGAIVLPNSKGTAPGFIVAVAQAQVAVLPGPPFECAAMLENELLPRLYELLDLGPPIELRLLRTFGMTESGLSDLLRKNPYQGDVELGYKAGFPEILLTLRAAGHGALDELDECERHVRSVVGRYVYAAGEAALPEVVTRMLIERGQTLALAESCTGGLIAKLITDLPGSSAVFMRGAVTYTNRSKVEMLDVPLELIEEHGAVSEPVALAMARGIREQADADFGIGVTGIAGPEGGSEDKPVGTVWISLSTPDQSWAWKQRFPWDRARVRMVSAWSALERLRRQMLGIQESDS
- the thpR gene encoding RNA 2',3'-cyclic phosphodiesterase — protein: MTQRRLFVAIPLDDDLRSRLEQAQNNLARSNADLRWTRPGSIHLTLKFLGDTHERLVPDISAELEQCVAAHRGRTLRVKGLGAFPDLRRPRVIWAGLEGDLDALCAVQRDVEQRLARLGFEPERRGFSPHLTLGRVRSPRRLGELIKAVEAGSQADLGVLEARRIVLYQSQLLPGGARYTCLARYKMA
- the recA gene encoding recombinase RecA, translated to MAKESKQLGDKKNSALDTAITQIERQFGKGSIMRLGDSQAVVPIKSISTGSLGLDVALGIGGVPRGRVVEIYGPESSGKTTLALHVVAEAQRTGGVAAFIDAEHALDVSYARRLGVHTQDLLLSQPDNGEQALEIAEVLVRSSAVDIVVIDSVAALTPKAEIEGDMGDIHVGLQARLMSQALRKLTAVIARSTTTLMFINQIRMKIGVMFGNPETTPGGNALKFYSSVRLDIRRIGMIKSGQEVLGSRARVKVVKNKLAPPFRDAEFDIIYGLGISKTGELIDLGVANGLVDKSGTWYSYGEHRIGQGREKAREFLLSNPDIAFELENKLRLVYEIEPLGKEAVREAPAEPEAPAEPEAPAEPEK
- a CDS encoding type IV pilus twitching motility protein PilT, giving the protein MELNDILKIAVEKGASDVHLKPGMPPVFRVDGKLVQHPKTQRLTPQQISAMAKVMMSERQVQRFRENCEVDLAYSVPGVGRFRTNVFQQRGTVAISMRLIPFQVAAFSQLGLPKTLEKISMEGRGLVLVAGTTGSGKSTTLASMVQHINENRTCHIITIEDPIEFLLRDKKSIISQREIGFDTLNFVDSLRSALRQDPDVILVGEMRDMETIQTALMAAETGHLVLSTVHTMDAMETVNRIISFFAAYQQEEIRFQLASVLKAVICQRLIPRMDGKGRVPAVEVLVSTARVRDCIRDRKKTPELNDTMAQGYSTYGMQTFDMALMDLYMRRMITREEALANSSNPGDFEMRVSGVTTGDDSNYDEVAEKGDMVIERFQK